The genomic DNA TTTACCTTTTGCCACTTTCATAAGTGGGTATGAAATAAATCCAAGTGCGATACCTGTTGCGATACTTGATGTAAGTGGCATGCTTAAGATTACTAAGAATGCTGGGAATGCTTCATCAAATGCGTCCCAATCGATGTGGCGAACTGAACCCATCATAAGACTACCAACGATAATTAATGATGGTGCAGTAATAGCTGATACACCAGAAACGGCACTTACTAATGGTCCGAAGAATGCTGCTAGTGCGAATAGAACAGCTACTGTAACTGTTGTTAAACCAGTACGACCACCAGCTGCAACACCAGCAGAAGATTCAATGTAAGCTGTTGATGGTGTTGTTCCGAACATAGAACCGATTGTTGCTGAGAATGAGTCAGATAAAAGAGCTCGTCCAGCTTTTGGAAGCTTTCCGTCTTTCATAAATCCACCTTGTTGAGCAACGCCAAGTAATGTACCTGTTGTATCGAATAGTGTAACAAGGAAGAATGAGAATACAACGCCGTATAATCCGTAGTTAATTACGTCAGATACAGCAGTAATTGGATTTGAAACGATAATTCCTTCTGGTAATCCCGGCATTGATGTAACACCGTTTGAGAATGTTAATTGTCCTGTGAAGAAAGCAATAACACCAGTTAATAGCATACCGATAAATAGTGCGCCATTTACATTTAAAGACATAAGGACAATTGTAATTCCTAGTCCAGCTAATGCTAGTAGTACTGGAGCAGAGTGAAGGTCACCAAGCCCAACTAAGTTTGCTTCATTTTTTGTAACGATACCTGTTAAACGTAAACCGATAAAGGCGATGAAAAGACCGATACCAGCAGTAATTGCATGTTTTAAGTTTTCAGGAATTGCTTCCATTAATTTTGTACGGAAAGATGTGAATGATAACAAAATTAAAATCATACCTGCTACGAATACAGCAGAGAATGCAATTGCGAAAGTCATGCCTTCATGAGCTTTTACAACAGAGTAAGAGAAGTAAGCATTTAATCCCATACCTGGTGCAATTGCGATTGGTAAGTTTGTAAAGATTGCCATAAATAATGTTCCGACAACAGCAGCGATAATTGTTGCTGTAAATGCTTGTTCAAATGGAACACCTGCATCCCCAAGGATAACAGGGTTTACCACAATGATATATGCCATTGTTAAGAAGGTAATAATACCTGCCATAATTTCAGTTTTAATAGAAGTTTTATGTTTTGAAAGGTTAAACATATAAACATCCTTTCTGTTTACGAATAATTTTCACAACAGTTATATATAATATTCGCTTTTTAACTATTTTGCAATAGTTTTGCATAAAAAGTTTACAACAATTCATATTTTGTGTCTTAAATTCGAATATTAATCGTAACATGATGTGTGAATTTCAGTTTTTATTATGCACATGATAAGAAAAAGGAGTTGAAAGAAGCTATGCCGCAGCAAAAAAACTTTGTAACAATGCCAGCGCAACATCAAAATAAACAACCTGGTATTGAATCGTTAATGAATCCTCTACCGCAGTTTGAAGATCCAAATTATAAAGGGAGCGAAAAGTTAAAAGGAAAGAATGTACTAATTACAGGTGGAGATAGCGGAATTGGACGAGCTGTTTCCATTGCTTTTGCGAAAGAGGGGGCAAATATTGCGATTGCGTATTTAGATGAGGAGGGAGATGCAAATGAGACGAAACAATATGTTGAGAAAGAAGGCGTAAAGTGTGTGTTGTTGCCAGGTGATTTAAGTAATGAACAGCATTGTAAAGATATTGTGCAAGAGACTGTCCGGCAGCTAGGTAGTTTAAATATTTTAGTAAATAATGTCGCGCAGCAATATCCGCAGCAAGGATTAGAATATATTACAGCGGAACAGTTAGAAAAAACGTTTCGTATTAATATTTTTTCTTATTTTCACGTTGCGAAAGCAGCACTTTCTCATTTAAAGCAAGGGGATGTCATTATAAATACGGCATCTATCGTTGCGTATGAAGGAAATGAAACGTTAATTGATTATTCCGCAACGAAAGGAGCGATCGTAGCTTTTACAAGATCACTTTCTCAATCGTTAGTGCAAAAAGGGATTCGTGTAAATGGTGTTGCGCCGGGGCCAATTTGGACACCACTTATCCCATCAAGCTTTGATGAGAAGAAAGTATCACAGTTCGGGAGCAATGTTCCGATGCAGAGGCCTGGTCAACCATATGAATTAGCGCCAGCATACGTATACTTAGCGTCTGGCGATTCATCCTATGTTACGGGGCAGATGATACATGTAAATGGGGGAGTTATTGTAAATGGATAGTTTTCATTTATAAGAGCAAAGTAAAGTTAATTCCACTTATTATAGTGAGCGCTAGGGGGGATATAGATGAAAAAGTTATGTTTTGTCATACTATTATTTTTCATCCTACCGGTTAGTGCTTTTGCTGATACAGATCATTTAATATTAGTGAATCTTACGACAAACCAGTTGTCTTTTTTTGAAAATGGAAATTATACAAAAACATTCCCCGTAACAACTGGAAGAGATCGTACACCTACGCCTGAAGGTAATTTTTGTATTATAACTAAATATAAAAATAAAGAATACCATCGAAAAAAAATAGCTGGGGGTGCACCAAATAACCCTCTTGGTACGAGATGGCTTGGGCTAGATAAGAATGAATATGCGATTCATGGGACAAATCGGGAATGGACGATTGGAAGTAGGGAATCAAATGGGTGTATTCGCATGCATGACAGGGATATACAGTGGTTATATGATCGAGTCCAATTACAAACAAAAGTAATCATTTCTCGTTTTCATACGAGCCCCGAATATGAAGCAAATAAGCTTGGTTACCGCGTTGTGAGTTGGAATGGTCGTAAAGTAAAAGAAGAGCAAATTGGCATGCTTACGTTAGTAGACCGTGCCGATATATATTGGCAAGAACCAAATGGGCAGCTAACGAAAGTGAAAACGGTATTGCCAAACGAAAGATATGCAGTGTACTCAAAACGAAAAGATGGAATATATTATATAGGAAACAATTTGTATATTGTGGATGAAACAGGAGAAAAAATTCGTTATGAACAAATTCCTTCTTCGACTTTAAGTAATATATATAAACGGAAATATAATGTTCCGTAATGGCTACCGTATTATAGACGGTAGCTTATTTCTACTTTGAGTTTAACTGCAACTATTGTATTTTGCTGAATATAATACAGTACAGATAGGGGGCGGTTACATTATGAAAAGTGAATTTGCGTTTAAAGTTTTCTTAGTAACGACCTGTTTATTTATCGTGTATTTGTATGCGTTTCTCGTCTTTTCGTTTTATGTTCCATATGTTGATTTAATATTGTTCTTCGGATTTATTTGGGCGTTTGTTAAGGCAAGGGAAGGGGAGAAGAGTATATATCGGCGTATTACCTTATGCGGGACGGCCGTTCTCGTTATTTTGTACTTTTTTATTATGCATGATTTTTGGAGGGGAATGTAAAAAGCATACGATTACTCGTATGCTTTTACATCTGTTAATGATGGAAGAGAGGAAATGGCTCCGTAATTTGTACATGTGAGAGCACCTACTTTATTTGCAAAGGAGATAAACGTTGTTAAATCTTCAAAATTATGAAGAAACATTTGTTCACTTTTAGCAATTTGGTATAACATTGCTCCAACGAAAGCATCACCAGCGCCAGTAGTATCAACTTGTTGAATAGAGATAGAAGGTACAATAGTTTGCTTATCCTTTGTTGCAAGAAGAGTACCGTCTTTTCCGAGTGTAATAGCTACGGCTTTCGCACCATGATTTAATAATTTGAGTGCAGATTGTTGTAAATCACTCTCTTTAGAAAGCATAATCGCTTCTTCTTGACTTACTTTTACAAAATGAGCATGTTTTATAAAAGTTAAGCAATCTTGAATAAATTGTTCGGTATTTGTAATGAGCGCATTTCGGTAATTTGGATCAAAAGAAATAAACTGGCCACTTTCTCTTGCATGTTGTAGAAGTTGAAAATATGTGTCTTTTAACGGGCTGGACAATAAAGCTGTCGCTGAACCAAAATGGATTAAATCATTCGTTTTTATTTTTGATAAATCAATGCTATTGAAATGATATTCACCGTCTGCGCCACGCATAAAGGTAAAATCACGCTCACCATTTTGATCGATAGATACGAATGCAAGTGTGGTTTGTTTATCCTTGATGAGCATGGAAGTGTCCACATATGCATGTTGTAAAGTTTGTTCAAGAAATTCACCAAATGGATCGTTTCCTACTTGTCCCATAAATGTAGCGTGTCCACCTAATTTTGTAATAGCAGCAGCAACGTTAGCAGGTGCTCCACCAGCCTTTTTTTCGAAATTTGAACCGTTTACTAAAGAAACATTGGTATTTCGGCAAACGAAATCAATTAATAGTTCACCGATACAAAAGACATTTCTCATACAATCCCTCTTTTCAGCTTATATTGTGTAATGATAAAGTTTAGTTTTGCATCTGAAAAGATTGCTATATGATGTTTCAAGTCTTTTCGAGGAAAAACTCGGGACGTAAAGACTGTTGAACCATCGCATAAGAAAATTTCCACGATGCTTGTATCTACAAATATTTGTAGTTCTATCGTATCTTGAATATTAATTTTTTTATAGCGTTCATAACCATATTCTCCGCCAAATTGATGGCAGAAGTTGCTCCTGTCTATAGAAACAGTACCTTCTTTCCGATTAAATGTAATTGGAAAACATTCCTCTTCATTATGGAAAAGAGAAAGTCCGAATAGGTTTGCATTCTCTGTTTTGAAAGTGACAATTAATTCATAAGAGTCCTCATGATCAAGTGTTGATAATATATTTAATCCAGCTTTTATATCTCCTGAAATTTCTTTTTTTGTTGTTCGTAGTTTTGCTAGTTCTGAAACTGGTTTTTGTTTTAATATGTGGTCCTCTAATGTTAGTTCACGTGGAAGTGTTAAACAATGAGCCCACATATAATCATCAGAAGGATATGTGATTTCACTCGATCCTGCCCAAGCAAACAATAGGCGGCGACTAGTAGAGTCTTTTAGAGTTTGAGGGGCATAAAAATCGAATCCTTTATCAACCTCGTAATATGAATCAACATGGAAATGTAAATTTTCAATATCGAAATGTCCTATAGCATAAACAACATTGTATACATTTTGGAAATTTTCTTCTTCTTTTTCAATTCCTTGAGGTGAAAAGAGAAGTACATCTTTCCCCGATAATTGGAAGTAATCGGGGCATTCCCACATGAATCCAAATTCTTTTAAGTTTGTTGTAATTTCACCTTGGAAATTCCAATTGTATAGGTCTTGTGACTTATATAGTAAAAGAGTTCCAGTTTTATTTTTGCGTTGTGCACCGAGTAACATATAGTATATATCGTTATGTTTCCATACTTTTGGATCACGCACATGTTTTGTATATCCGTCAGGGATTACATCAATAATAGGATTATTACTATATTTCGTCATCTTATATTGAGAATCCATTGTTGCCATACATTGTTTTGCATCACGGGAATTATCAGATTTTTTTATATTTCCTGTATACAGTAAGTGAAGAAGTCCGTCTTTTACGATAGCGCTCCCAGAATATGCACCGTGCGATTCATAGCTTTCAGTAGGTATGATAGCTACAGGCATACGCTCCCAGTTAATAAGATCTTTTGATTTCACATGCCCCCAATGCTTCATTCCGTGAATGGGACCAAATGGATACCACTGATAAAAAACATGATATTCATCATTGTAGTATGATACACCGTTAGGATCATTCATTAGTCCAAAGGATGGGTGGATATGATAAATTGGTTTCCATGAATCTTGGTTTGCAATTTCATATAAAGAATGTAATTCGTCTTTATCAGATTGCAATATTGTTTTATATTTTGACATAGGTTTTCTCCTCGCTATTGTTTACTTTCTTTATATAAAATGAATGTGGCAACAAAAGCAGTGATAATTGCAATAGCTAATCCAATTATATAGTGAATCATATTCATTATGCCAAGAGGTGCAACAATTGTAAGCATTGGAATACCTGTTAAACCGTATGCATTAGCCGCTACTTGCATCCAAACAACGTAAGCGCCACCAATTGCGCCACCAATAGCTGCTGCAATAAATGGTTTACCAAGTTTTAAATTGACACCAAAAATAGCTGGTTCTGTAATTCCTAAAAATGCTGAAGCTGCTGCTGGAATTGCA from Bacillus basilensis includes the following:
- the scrK gene encoding fructokinase, whose product is MRNVFCIGELLIDFVCRNTNVSLVNGSNFEKKAGGAPANVAAAITKLGGHATFMGQVGNDPFGEFLEQTLQHAYVDTSMLIKDKQTTLAFVSIDQNGERDFTFMRGADGEYHFNSIDLSKIKTNDLIHFGSATALLSSPLKDTYFQLLQHARESGQFISFDPNYRNALITNTEQFIQDCLTFIKHAHFVKVSQEEAIMLSKESDLQQSALKLLNHGAKAVAITLGKDGTLLATKDKQTIVPSISIQQVDTTGAGDAFVGAMLYQIAKSEQMFLHNFEDLTTFISFANKVGALTCTNYGAISSLPSLTDVKAYE
- a CDS encoding L,D-transpeptidase, with protein sequence MKKLCFVILLFFILPVSAFADTDHLILVNLTTNQLSFFENGNYTKTFPVTTGRDRTPTPEGNFCIITKYKNKEYHRKKIAGGAPNNPLGTRWLGLDKNEYAIHGTNREWTIGSRESNGCIRMHDRDIQWLYDRVQLQTKVIISRFHTSPEYEANKLGYRVVSWNGRKVKEEQIGMLTLVDRADIYWQEPNGQLTKVKTVLPNERYAVYSKRKDGIYYIGNNLYIVDETGEKIRYEQIPSSTLSNIYKRKYNVP
- a CDS encoding SDR family oxidoreductase codes for the protein MPQQKNFVTMPAQHQNKQPGIESLMNPLPQFEDPNYKGSEKLKGKNVLITGGDSGIGRAVSIAFAKEGANIAIAYLDEEGDANETKQYVEKEGVKCVLLPGDLSNEQHCKDIVQETVRQLGSLNILVNNVAQQYPQQGLEYITAEQLEKTFRINIFSYFHVAKAALSHLKQGDVIINTASIVAYEGNETLIDYSATKGAIVAFTRSLSQSLVQKGIRVNGVAPGPIWTPLIPSSFDEKKVSQFGSNVPMQRPGQPYELAPAYVYLASGDSSYVTGQMIHVNGGVIVNG
- a CDS encoding sucrose-6-phosphate hydrolase; protein product: MSKYKTILQSDKDELHSLYEIANQDSWKPIYHIHPSFGLMNDPNGVSYYNDEYHVFYQWYPFGPIHGMKHWGHVKSKDLINWERMPVAIIPTESYESHGAYSGSAIVKDGLLHLLYTGNIKKSDNSRDAKQCMATMDSQYKMTKYSNNPIIDVIPDGYTKHVRDPKVWKHNDIYYMLLGAQRKNKTGTLLLYKSQDLYNWNFQGEITTNLKEFGFMWECPDYFQLSGKDVLLFSPQGIEKEEENFQNVYNVVYAIGHFDIENLHFHVDSYYEVDKGFDFYAPQTLKDSTSRRLLFAWAGSSEITYPSDDYMWAHCLTLPRELTLEDHILKQKPVSELAKLRTTKKEISGDIKAGLNILSTLDHEDSYELIVTFKTENANLFGLSLFHNEEECFPITFNRKEGTVSIDRSNFCHQFGGEYGYERYKKINIQDTIELQIFVDTSIVEIFLCDGSTVFTSRVFPRKDLKHHIAIFSDAKLNFIITQYKLKRGIV
- a CDS encoding NCS2 family permease, which gives rise to MFNLSKHKTSIKTEIMAGIITFLTMAYIIVVNPVILGDAGVPFEQAFTATIIAAVVGTLFMAIFTNLPIAIAPGMGLNAYFSYSVVKAHEGMTFAIAFSAVFVAGMILILLSFTSFRTKLMEAIPENLKHAITAGIGLFIAFIGLRLTGIVTKNEANLVGLGDLHSAPVLLALAGLGITIVLMSLNVNGALFIGMLLTGVIAFFTGQLTFSNGVTSMPGLPEGIIVSNPITAVSDVINYGLYGVVFSFFLVTLFDTTGTLLGVAQQGGFMKDGKLPKAGRALLSDSFSATIGSMFGTTPSTAYIESSAGVAAGGRTGLTTVTVAVLFALAAFFGPLVSAVSGVSAITAPSLIIVGSLMMGSVRHIDWDAFDEAFPAFLVILSMPLTSSIATGIALGFISYPLMKVAKGKFRAVHPLVYVFGILFAYQLIFLPH